From one Lotus japonicus ecotype B-129 chromosome 3, LjGifu_v1.2 genomic stretch:
- the LOC130744854 gene encoding uncharacterized protein LOC130744854: MAAEPAAYPFTVQDAQTASHTFYIHPNESPSTVLVSPPLSEGNYHNWARAMKMSLLTKNKLGFVDGSIAEPPQDHPVSPFWQRCNMLVLSWLIKSMSVEIAQSILWRDKATDVWKELRERFSQADLFRISELQEEIFSLKQGDSFVSKFYTSMKTLWDELDILNPLPVCTCNPRCSCGAIKNIEEERNKNQVVRFLKGLNDQFSGVRSQLMLLDTLPNVNRVFALIAQQERQFSAENISGSKAMMASRESSHDNRGGASTSHSGSSQSQSNSGYHSSQSSSGGYHSNSGGNRYSSKKCSYCGKMGHTVDDCYKKHGFPPGFKFKNPKYANKSANCVHIADDDQDSEGGSSGQDTRFGFTADQYHHLLALLPTSESKSSSSQHTAV, encoded by the coding sequence ATGGCGGCTGAACCCGCCGCTTATCCTTTCACCGTGCAAGATGCACAGACCGCTTCCCACACCTTCTATATTCACCCGAACGAGAGCCCCTCCACCGTTCTGGTCTCGCCGCCGCTCTCGGAGGGAAACTACCACAACTGGGCGAGGGCCATGAAGATGAGTCTCTTGACGAAGAACAAGCTGGGTTTTGTAGATGGATCGATTGCAGAACCACCTCAAGATCATCCTGTGTCACCCTTCTGGCAACGTTGCAACATGCTAGTTCTGAGCTGGCTCATCAAATCCATGAGCGTGGAGATCGCACAATCGATTCTATGGCGTGACAAGGCAACCGACGTCTGGAAAGAGCTTCGTGAGAGGTTTTCACAAGCGGATCTATTCCGAATTTCAGAGCTTCAGGAAGAAATCTTCAGTCTGAAACAAGGTGATAGTTTTGTCTCAAAGTTTTATACAAGCATGAAGACTCTTTGGGATGAATTAGACATTTTGAATCCTTTGCCTGTTTGTACCTGTAACCCTCGGTGTTCTTGTGGAGCGATCAAGAATATCGAAGAAGAAAGGAACAAGAATCAAGTGGTTCGGTTCCTTAAAGGCTTGAATGATCAGTTTTCAGGGGTTAGGTCACAATTGATGCTGTTGGATACCTTACCCAATGTGAATCGTGTGTTCGCTCTCATTGCTCAACAAGAAAGGCAATTCTCTGCAGAAAACATCTCTGGGTCTAAGGCGATGATGGCCTCAAGGGAAAGTTCACACGACAATAGAGGAGGTGCATCAACATCGCATTCAGGGAGTTCTCAATCCCAATCCAATTCTGGGTATCACAGTTCTCAGTCCAGTTCTGGAGGCTATCATTCCAATTCAGGGGGGAATAGGTATTCCTCGAAGAAGTGTTCATATTGTGGGAAGATGGGTCACACGGTTGATGATTGCTATAAGAAGCATGGCTTCCCACCAGGGTTCAAGTTCAAGAACCCAAAATATGCAAACAAGTCTGCCAATTGTGTTCATATTGCTGATGATGATCAAGACTCTGAGGGAGGATCTTCAGGACAAGACACAAGATTTGGGTTTACAGCTGATCAGTATCACCATTTGCTTGCTCTTCTTCCAACCTCAGAATCAAAGAGTTCCTCTTCACAACACACTGCAGTGTGA